A portion of the Sphaerochaeta pleomorpha str. Grapes genome contains these proteins:
- a CDS encoding NCS2 family permease gives MEKFFKLKERKTNVKTEIMAGVTTFLTMAYILAVNPGILSQAGMDFSKVFAATAIASAVATLVMSLLANLPFALAPGMGLNAFLTYTVVMGMGYSWQFALTAVFVEGIIFLILTAVNIREAIVNSIPANLKKAIGVGIGLFIAFIGMQNAGIVIGGATLVGLNPDWYMGPAGLAMLGLLITGILLVFKVNGALLIGIALTTIIGIPLGITKYAGGSFVPPAPYFFPFDFSQVMSLDFIVVVFTFLFVDMFDTVGTLIGCATKADMIQSDGSIPNCKEALFADAVGTTLGAVLGTSTVTTFVESSAGVVEGGRTGLTSLTVAILFLLSLFFAPLFESIPSAATAPALIIVGVMMMTPVTEIEWTDMTEAIPSFLCIMFMVVAYSIADGIMFGILSYVLLKFFTNKRKDISGMTWVVFGLFVAKIIFGAL, from the coding sequence ATGGAAAAGTTTTTTAAACTTAAAGAAAGAAAGACAAATGTAAAGACCGAGATCATGGCTGGTGTAACAACCTTCCTGACGATGGCTTACATTCTCGCTGTCAACCCCGGAATCCTGTCACAGGCAGGAATGGACTTCTCAAAAGTCTTCGCAGCAACCGCAATAGCTTCTGCTGTGGCTACCTTGGTTATGTCCCTTTTGGCAAACCTTCCGTTTGCCCTCGCACCGGGAATGGGCTTGAACGCCTTCCTTACCTACACGGTAGTTATGGGAATGGGGTATAGCTGGCAGTTCGCTTTGACAGCCGTTTTTGTTGAAGGTATCATCTTCCTCATCCTCACCGCTGTTAATATTCGCGAAGCAATCGTAAACAGCATCCCGGCAAACCTTAAGAAAGCGATTGGGGTTGGGATAGGGCTCTTCATTGCGTTCATCGGTATGCAGAACGCAGGTATCGTAATCGGAGGAGCCACCTTGGTCGGTCTCAATCCCGATTGGTATATGGGACCTGCTGGCTTGGCAATGCTCGGCCTGCTCATCACCGGTATCCTCCTTGTTTTCAAGGTAAACGGTGCACTCCTGATTGGCATCGCACTCACCACCATTATTGGAATTCCTCTCGGGATCACCAAATATGCTGGCGGTTCCTTCGTTCCTCCTGCCCCCTACTTCTTCCCGTTTGACTTCTCCCAGGTTATGTCCCTTGACTTTATCGTTGTAGTGTTCACCTTCCTGTTCGTCGACATGTTCGACACAGTAGGAACCCTCATCGGTTGTGCTACCAAGGCTGACATGATCCAGAGCGACGGATCAATCCCCAACTGTAAAGAAGCTTTGTTTGCTGATGCAGTTGGAACCACGCTCGGTGCAGTTCTCGGAACTTCCACTGTCACCACATTTGTCGAATCCTCTGCTGGTGTAGTAGAAGGTGGACGTACCGGTTTGACTTCCCTTACCGTTGCAATCCTCTTTTTGCTCTCATTGTTCTTCGCTCCGTTGTTCGAATCGATCCCTTCAGCTGCAACAGCTCCTGCTTTGATCATCGTAGGTGTCATGATGATGACTCCTGTAACGGAAATCGAATGGACCGATATGACCGAGGCAATCCCTTCATTCCTCTGCATCATGTTCATGGTTGTTGCTTACAGCATCGCCGATGGCATCATGTTCGGAATCCTGTCCTATGTCCTCCTCAAATTCTTTACCAACAAGCGTAAAGATATCTCTGGCATGACTTGGGTAGTCTTCGGTCTCTTTGTCGCCAAGATTATCTTTGGCGCCCTGTAA
- a CDS encoding tagaturonate reductase, with amino-acid sequence MKKINEVVEKKNGHYPEKVLQFGEGNFLRAFVDWMIDEANDEGLFGGSIVLCQPISQGMVARLNAQDNVYTLVMRGLENGKKTENIKVITSVSRGLNPYEDYDSYIDLAKSKDLQVIVSNTTEAGISYSEGDKLTDTPPNSYPAKICSFLYTRYKHFNGDKAMGILLLPVELIEDNGPVLKRIVYQYAQEWNLEKGFIEWMDASCTFANTLVDRIVTGYPRNEAASYEERFGYKDDMIDTSEVFNLWVIEADKKYSEMFPIAKTKANVIWTDNVKPYKMRKVRILNGAHTSTVLAAYLSGYEFVGEFVKDEEFSAFLKDLIFGEVIPTIQLPKDELAQFADAVFERFGNPFINHRLLDISLNSVSKYVARCLPSLEDYLAMEKKLPSHLTFSLAALIKFYDVKNSEQGYFGIRENGDMYPVKDTAENLAFFEKAWQEQDLSVLVKNVLSCKTLWQRDLTEIEGLYDGVLAHLKGIVADGVKATIKNL; translated from the coding sequence ATGAAAAAAATCAATGAAGTCGTAGAAAAGAAAAACGGACACTATCCTGAAAAGGTACTTCAGTTTGGGGAAGGGAATTTCCTCCGGGCCTTTGTGGACTGGATGATCGATGAAGCCAATGACGAAGGTCTGTTCGGTGGGAGTATCGTACTCTGCCAGCCCATTAGCCAGGGAATGGTTGCCAGACTCAATGCCCAGGACAATGTCTATACCTTGGTTATGAGAGGATTGGAGAACGGCAAGAAGACCGAGAACATTAAAGTCATCACCTCGGTTTCCAGAGGCCTCAATCCCTATGAGGATTATGATTCCTATATCGATCTTGCAAAGAGCAAGGACTTACAGGTTATCGTGTCCAATACCACCGAAGCCGGTATTTCCTACAGTGAAGGGGACAAGCTTACCGATACCCCTCCCAACTCATATCCTGCCAAAATTTGTTCCTTTCTCTATACACGATACAAACATTTCAACGGGGACAAAGCCATGGGGATCCTGTTGCTTCCTGTCGAACTCATTGAAGACAATGGCCCTGTATTGAAGAGAATCGTGTACCAGTATGCACAGGAATGGAACCTTGAGAAAGGTTTTATCGAATGGATGGATGCTTCCTGCACGTTTGCCAATACCCTTGTCGACCGTATTGTTACCGGGTATCCGAGAAACGAAGCCGCTTCATATGAAGAAAGGTTTGGCTACAAGGATGATATGATCGATACTTCTGAGGTTTTCAACCTTTGGGTTATCGAGGCTGATAAAAAGTACAGTGAGATGTTCCCCATTGCCAAGACCAAGGCCAATGTCATCTGGACCGACAATGTCAAACCCTATAAGATGCGCAAAGTGAGGATTCTCAACGGTGCACATACCTCGACGGTTCTAGCCGCCTATCTCAGCGGGTATGAATTCGTAGGGGAGTTTGTCAAGGACGAAGAATTTTCTGCTTTCCTCAAGGATCTTATCTTTGGTGAGGTCATCCCTACCATCCAATTGCCCAAGGATGAACTTGCACAGTTTGCCGATGCCGTGTTTGAACGTTTTGGCAATCCCTTTATAAACCACAGGTTGCTTGATATCTCTCTCAATTCTGTTTCGAAGTATGTGGCACGGTGTCTGCCCAGCCTGGAAGACTATCTTGCAATGGAGAAAAAACTTCCTTCCCACCTGACATTCTCACTTGCTGCACTCATTAAGTTCTATGATGTGAAGAATAGCGAGCAAGGGTATTTCGGGATCAGGGAAAACGGGGATATGTATCCGGTAAAGGACACAGCAGAGAACCTTGCTTTCTTTGAGAAAGCCTGGCAGGAACAGGATCTTTCTGTTTTGGTTAAGAATGTACTCTCCTGCAAAACCCTCTGGCAGCGTGACCTTACCGAGATTGAGGGCTTGTATGACGGTGTCCTTGCTCACCTGAAAGGTATTGTTGCAGATGGCGTAAAGGCTACGATCAAGAATTTGTAA
- a CDS encoding zinc-binding alcohol dehydrogenase family protein, which translates to MKAIYINRAKDVSIREIEKPVPKEGEALLKVLYGGICGSDLGSYRGTFAYFSYPRVPGHELAAQIEEIGPNEYGLEKGMVVTCNPYFNCGTCYSCQRGLVNACTDNQTMGVQREGGFSEYITMPIERIIDGKGLDAKTLVLIEPFCIGYHGVKRAQVGPKDKVLIVGSGTIGVLTAVAAKAVGAEVYISDIAPKKLEYAMQFGIDGTLLNDSAEHLEQQVHAITGGNGFDVAIECVGLPSTFQNCIDSVAFGGRVVLVGVGKQNLDFNFTAIQKKELNIFGSRNALTSDFKELIAIVKAGKADIAKVVTNVYAFNDAPQAFADFDKNSAEMLKVLIAF; encoded by the coding sequence TTGAAAGCCATATATATCAACAGAGCAAAGGATGTTTCCATACGGGAAATTGAAAAACCCGTTCCCAAAGAAGGCGAAGCCCTTTTGAAGGTTCTCTATGGTGGCATCTGCGGTAGTGACCTTGGGTCTTACCGCGGAACCTTTGCTTATTTTTCCTACCCCCGGGTCCCCGGCCACGAACTTGCAGCCCAGATTGAAGAAATCGGGCCAAACGAATATGGACTTGAAAAGGGGATGGTAGTTACCTGTAACCCCTATTTCAATTGTGGTACCTGCTATTCCTGTCAGCGTGGCTTGGTAAATGCCTGCACAGACAACCAGACCATGGGGGTCCAGCGTGAAGGTGGCTTTAGCGAGTATATAACCATGCCAATTGAGCGGATTATCGATGGCAAGGGTCTCGATGCGAAGACCTTGGTTCTTATCGAACCGTTCTGCATCGGTTATCATGGGGTCAAGCGGGCACAGGTCGGTCCCAAGGACAAAGTCCTTATCGTAGGATCGGGCACCATCGGGGTGCTTACTGCCGTTGCTGCCAAAGCCGTTGGGGCAGAGGTCTATATCAGTGACATTGCCCCCAAAAAGCTCGAGTATGCCATGCAGTTCGGTATCGACGGTACGCTTCTCAATGATTCTGCTGAGCATCTTGAACAGCAGGTACATGCGATTACCGGCGGTAATGGATTTGATGTTGCCATAGAGTGCGTAGGTCTTCCCTCAACATTCCAGAACTGCATAGACTCTGTCGCGTTTGGCGGAAGGGTAGTGCTTGTAGGAGTGGGTAAGCAGAACCTTGACTTTAATTTTACCGCTATTCAGAAAAAAGAATTGAATATCTTTGGTTCACGCAATGCTTTAACCAGTGATTTCAAAGAATTGATCGCTATCGTAAAGGCTGGAAAGGCCGATATTGCAAAGGTTGTAACCAACGTTTATGCTTTTAATGATGCTCCACAGGCTTTTGCCGACTTTGACAAAAATTCTGCAGAGATGCTTAAGGTTTTGATTGCATTCTAA
- the ade gene encoding adenine deaminase yields MQDKESRAMSIEVATGRKTADLCVTGSHVLDVYNKEWFEADVLVSGGLICGFLEPGKGEAKKIIDAEGRYLIPGFIDSHVHIESSHCTPSEFSNLVVPCGTTTVVADPHEICNVCGLAGLDYMLEDSKNTPLQAFFMVPSCVPATPFEHSGAVLLASDLAKRLGHERVLGLGEMMDYPGVIAGSSMVLDKLWEASLSGKVVDGHSPAIEGSDLDAYCAASIHTDHECETPEELKQRVRRGMYVMLRQGSACCNVLGLLGGVTPANSRRCLFCTDDRQPKSILKEGHINNNVRLSVGAGLDPIEAICMATVNSSECYRLFDRGAIAPGLRADFLLCDNLEAFSMHQVFVGGELVAEDGKIVQKAVSGPASNVSGKMLVKGFSKQRLHLQLKSDHVRVIDIISGGVVTGAGEAYVTVKDGQWVHDNKQDVIKLAVIERHHGTGNVAVALLRGYGLKGGAVATSVAHDSHNIIVCGDNDEDMVLAVNHLVELGGGMVIVKKGKILTDLPLPIAGLMTSIEGVDVARKLDELHSVTQRELSVSETVDPFMTLCFMSLPVIPAYKLTDMGLFDVRKFEFVPLEL; encoded by the coding sequence ATGCAAGATAAGGAAAGTAGGGCAATGAGTATCGAAGTCGCGACAGGGCGAAAAACCGCCGATTTGTGCGTAACCGGTTCCCATGTCCTTGACGTATATAATAAAGAATGGTTCGAAGCCGATGTCTTGGTGAGCGGAGGCCTCATATGTGGTTTTCTTGAGCCTGGGAAAGGTGAGGCCAAGAAGATAATCGATGCCGAAGGCCGTTACCTCATCCCTGGGTTTATCGACAGCCATGTTCACATTGAGTCATCGCACTGCACCCCTTCGGAGTTTTCAAACCTTGTCGTGCCCTGCGGAACAACAACTGTGGTTGCCGACCCTCATGAAATTTGTAACGTCTGTGGTCTTGCAGGGCTCGATTATATGCTTGAGGATTCCAAAAACACTCCTTTGCAGGCTTTCTTTATGGTTCCTTCCTGTGTTCCTGCAACCCCGTTCGAGCATAGCGGGGCAGTTCTGCTCGCTTCCGACCTTGCAAAGCGACTGGGCCATGAACGGGTTTTGGGACTCGGTGAGATGATGGACTATCCAGGGGTCATTGCCGGTTCGTCTATGGTCTTGGATAAACTCTGGGAAGCAAGTCTTAGCGGTAAGGTCGTTGACGGACATAGCCCTGCTATCGAAGGATCTGATCTGGACGCTTATTGTGCGGCCTCTATCCATACGGACCATGAATGTGAGACCCCTGAGGAATTGAAACAACGAGTCAGGCGGGGAATGTATGTCATGCTTAGGCAAGGCTCTGCCTGTTGCAATGTTTTGGGCTTGCTTGGAGGGGTGACCCCTGCAAACAGCCGGCGTTGTCTCTTCTGTACCGATGACCGGCAACCCAAAAGCATTCTCAAGGAAGGCCATATCAATAATAATGTGCGCCTCAGTGTCGGCGCAGGGCTCGACCCCATCGAAGCAATCTGTATGGCTACGGTAAACAGCTCCGAATGTTACCGTCTGTTTGACCGTGGGGCTATTGCCCCGGGCCTCCGGGCTGATTTCCTATTATGTGATAATCTTGAAGCTTTTTCCATGCACCAGGTATTTGTGGGGGGCGAGCTGGTAGCCGAGGACGGCAAGATTGTGCAAAAGGCAGTTTCGGGTCCAGCTTCCAATGTCTCAGGGAAGATGCTGGTAAAAGGTTTTTCGAAACAAAGGCTACATCTTCAGCTGAAATCGGACCATGTCAGGGTTATCGATATCATTAGCGGTGGCGTGGTCACCGGCGCAGGCGAAGCGTATGTGACGGTAAAGGATGGGCAATGGGTTCACGATAACAAGCAGGATGTTATCAAACTGGCTGTTATCGAACGGCACCATGGAACAGGAAATGTAGCGGTTGCCTTGCTCAGGGGGTACGGACTCAAAGGTGGAGCTGTAGCAACCTCTGTTGCCCATGACTCCCATAATATTATCGTCTGTGGCGATAATGACGAGGATATGGTTTTGGCTGTAAACCATCTGGTAGAACTCGGAGGAGGCATGGTCATTGTCAAGAAAGGGAAAATCCTGACCGATCTGCCTCTCCCCATTGCAGGCCTCATGACCAGTATAGAGGGGGTAGATGTTGCACGCAAACTTGATGAATTGC
- a CDS encoding DUF4190 domain-containing protein: MDDRQPYSGQEQQPSYPKRDSSSLTALILGILSLVCGITGVASLAGSIMGIIGIVQGNKNRKYDAEAKAGYIMSIIGLILSSLVFIFFIAFFGIFTTMFRATYWPFGMYC; the protein is encoded by the coding sequence ATGGATGACAGACAACCGTATAGTGGGCAAGAACAACAACCTTCCTACCCCAAAAGAGACAGCAGCAGCCTGACAGCCCTGATTCTTGGCATTCTATCTTTGGTATGCGGGATAACAGGGGTCGCTTCCCTTGCCGGTTCCATTATGGGTATCATAGGAATCGTACAGGGCAACAAGAACAGGAAGTATGATGCAGAAGCCAAGGCAGGTTATATCATGAGCATCATCGGTTTGATACTCAGCTCTTTAGTATTTATTTTCTTCATTGCCTTTTTTGGCATCTTCACAACCATGTTCCGTGCAACCTATTGGCCATTTGGAATGTACTGTTAA